A genomic window from Bicyclus anynana chromosome 11, ilBicAnyn1.1, whole genome shotgun sequence includes:
- the LOC112048150 gene encoding mucin-22, which produces MKMKIPVRRSCLTLIFLSAFVEAIRANENENSTAENRQGRVSGRIIKLYSGYKPDPVLCLEEGFKEDPVQCSVFYRCVKSSSGKFTVFKFQCGPGTVYDPETEVCNHPSSTKRSECGGLKLQAEQNNDNEINDIELNELPSPISTILPVYTSHVNNITSFKVPINSTPVSSGVFIPSMENGYLNSLTTSSTPYKIETVTKEVPDINYNLGPNPWTNHKNTTQEKIVTSTTIFPVLEKKQPCTSDGFMGDSENCKKFYRCVSNSRGGFIRYAFMCSEPTVWDDHMQSCNHPWAVRSSRCSRSGSNNENFTDKPPTQTSVHYGDRLSEYADRNIIDDSNKKEHPLNYGDRLNNKDESDLERDRVIYGSNLNQPTTPSKDKNLETTVRIEHLEDLNSNNYNLIQTTTAQSIYSTNRLDPDIGDENGVLQSTVSKKAFNCEHSGFMGDLQNCKKFYRCVDNGRGSFTKYEFTCSQGTVWDSKIEACNYAWAVKECGDKSLIQSSSVTADTLISTSTSANTVSSGSDNLEYGYTNQINEQHEPSSTVTVSPPVSLISTTVGSNQIGSETDCTVAGFNGDKNDCKKFYRCVDNGKGAFTKFEYKCGDGTLWDQNIEACNHAWAVKSCNTDLSNTNIHTMNTTTTLSTASLIESTTPEKLQDSNIYNEAYGPEKGETTTNPGKDSSTTKAPSQKNDCESSGFMGDTNDCKKFYRCVDNGQRGFIKYEFSCGDGTVWDPELEACNHAWTVKHCGTSMPIKGETTSSSVPTSYPSTIINDFGLTTSASVIQTTTTQKEISEYDSGYGQQHSMSTMKPDLETSTSKQTHSQTNHCTTSGFIGDVNDCNKFYRCVDNGNGGFIRHEFSCGEGTVWDPEIEACNHAWAVKNCGGSTPSKENILTSSSTHLNVVETNSDYSTQNYIDNENTTPYNNYQTTITPNGNDNNECLTSGFMADKNDCKKFYRCVDSGNGTYIKYVFSCGEGTLWDPLINACNHDWAVKDCKSSEDHITNVSVKPTSVPGSNEVVESHEDVNNNEETTKTPSTTAVLVTVTHSDNKCESSGFMSDKNDCRKFYRCVDNGDGGFIKHEFKCGDGTVWDTKIEACNHKWAVEKCGGSSNEIVETTTTTKATISTTLSDTSSSSSTLSATSTSTQPINDEQADDSHTTKTTTLASTSTSNNPKPVGTNVCKEEGYFGDSNDCKKFYRCVYESNGKYTKYDFTCGDGTIWDQDITTCNHPYDVKNPSCKSKPENSSPVTTVSTSTDSNETPSLSSNSNEPASTNGEEIPNNNETNSNYNNSTTENPNTNNYTCTKAGFYPDPNNCKKFYRCVDWENNGKKFSIYHFDCADGTIWDPALETCNHEDSVYPPRNCQSSQQQSEQTTTTTSKPSKTTTEYTTTSENTSTQSTTPSSTTGESTTQSSTTEESTTQSSTTQESTTQESTTQSSTTQSSTTQSSTTQESTTQESATQSSTTQESTTQESTTQSSTTQSSTTQESTTQESTTQSSTTQESTTQESTTQSSTTQESTTQSSTTEESTSQSSTTDEPTTQSTTTKEPPKESTTQQTTVGTSTTTDQSTQSTSQSTNEDTTTVESSTTTTQMTTSAPEQTSTTTEQSTSTTETSSESSTETSPDKKCPDTADDQSLYVCPTSFKRHPKYCNLFYQCTEDNESHELKIAVFTCPNNTIYDEGKIQCVEEKKSSKKCNGQISQRHRVKRLGAAYNDPFVVTKESMACRSTGHFPFEKHTECSPSLLKCELSKSGKLRGFVYRCPEGFVYWNISRRCEPLPKVRDCKRSSYKWNTRYDVPLERYNIALK; this is translated from the exons ATGAAAATGAAGATTCCCGTAAGAAGATCTTGTCTAACGCTAATATTCTTGTCAGCGTTCGTAGAAGCGATAAGAGCAAACGAAAACG aaaattcAACTGCGGAGAATCGACAAGGTCGGGTCAGTGGACGAATCATTAAACTTTATTCGGGATATAAACCTGACCCGGTTTTATGCCTCGAAGAAGGTTTTAAAGAAGATCCTGTTCAGTGTTCTGTATTTTATAGATGCGTGAAATCGTCTAGTGGAAAATTTACAGTCTTTAAA TTTCAATGTGGACCAGGAACTGTTTATGACCCCGAAACCGAAGTATGTAATCACCCTAGTAGTACAAAGCGATCTGAGTGTGGTGGTTTAAAACTGCAAGCAGAGCAAAACAATGACAATGAAATCAACGACATTGAACTCAATGAACTGCCTTCACCTATCAGTACAATTCTACCAGTATATACAAgtcatgtaaataatattacatctTTTAAAGTGCCAATTAACTCTACACCTGTTAGTTCGGGTGTATTTATACCGTCAATGGAAAATGGGTATTTAAATTCACTCACGACTTCATCAACTCCATACAAAATAGAAACGGTGACAAAAGAAGTTCCAGATATCAATTATAATTTAGGGCCTAATCCTTGGACAAACCATAAAAATACAACTCAAGAGAAAATTGTAACATCTACCACAATATTCccagttttagaaaaaaaacagCCTTGTACTTCAGACGGTTTTATGGGAGACAGTGAAAACTGTAAGAAATTTTATCGATGTGTCAGTAATTCTCGTGGTGGATTTATACGTTATGCATTCATGTGCAGTGAGCCTACAGTTTGGGATGACCACATGCAAAGTTGTAACCATCCATGGGCCGTGCGAAGTAGTCGGTGTAGTCGCAGTGGCTCAAATAATGAAAACTTCACAGACAAACCACCAACACAGACAAGTGTACATTATGGTGATAGACTCTCTGAATACGCAGATCGAAACATTATTGATGatagtaataaaaaagaacatcCTTTAAATTATGGAGATAGATTAAACAATAAAGATGAAAGTGATTTAGAAAGAGATCGAGTTATTTATGGATCTAATTTAAATCAGCCTACAACACCTAGTAAAGATAAAAATTTGGAAACCACAGTTCGTATAGAACACTTAGAAGACTTAAATAGtaataactataatttaatTCAGACGACAACTGCTCAATCTATTTATTCAACAAATAGGTTAGACCCAGACATAGGTGATGAGAATGGTGTTTTGCAATCGACTGTTAGTAAAAAAGCTTTTAACTGTGAGCACAGTGGTTTCATGGGTgatttacaaaattgtaaaaagttTTATAGATGTGTCGATAATGGCAGAGGAAGCTTTACAAAGTACGAATTTACCTGTAGTCAGGGTACAGTTTGGGATAGTAAAATAGAGGCGTGTAACTATGCTTGGGCTGTGAAAGAATGTGGTGATAAATCATTAATTCAATCGTCATCAGTGACCGCTGATACCCTAATATCAACTAGTACTAGTGCTAATACCGTTTCTAGTGGAAGCGATAACCTTGAATATGGATATACAAATCAGATAAATGAACAACACGAACCTTCTTCTACTGTTACAGTTAGCCCACCAGTATCATTAATCTCAACTACTGTGGGTTCTAATCAAATAGGATCAGAAACAGACTGTACAGTAGCCGGTTTCAATGGAGATAAAAATGATTGTAAGAAATTTTATAGATGTGTAGACAACGGAAAAGGTGCTTTTACTAAATTCGAGTACAAATGTGGTGATGGAACTTTATGGGATCAAAATATTGAAGCGTGTAATCATGCTTGGGCTGTTAAATCTTGCAACACAGATTTATCTAACACTAATATTCATACAATGAATACAACTACTACTCTTTCCACAGCTTCTTTAATTGAGTCTACAACTCCAGAAAAATTACAAGATAGTAATATCTACAATGAAGCATATGGACCCGAAAAAGGTGAAACAACGACAAATCCTGGAAAAGATTCATCAACAACGAAAGCACCTAGCCAAAAAAACGATTGTGAATCTTCAGGATTTATGGGTGATACCAATGATTGTAAAAAGTTCTATAGGTGTGTTGATAATGGTCAAAGAGGCTTTATTAAATATGAATTCTCTTGTGGTGACGGTACTGTTTGGGATCCTGAACTCGAAGCCTGTAATCACGCTTGGACAGTGAAGCACTGTGGAACCAGTATGCCCATAAAAGGTGAAACTACTTCAAGTTCTGTACCCACTTCATATCCTTCTACAATCATAAATGATTTCGGACTAACTACGTCGGCTTCAGTTATACAAACTACGACAACTCAAAAAGAAATTAGTGAATATGATTCTGGCTACGGTCAACAACATAGTATGTCCACAATGAAACCTGATTTGGAAACGTCGACATCAAAACAAACTCATAGTCAAACAAATCATTGTACAACATCTGGATTTATTGGTGATGTAAATGACTGCAATAAGTTCTACAGATGCGTAGACAATGGAAACGGTGGATTTATACGACATGAGTTTTCATGTGGAGAAGGCACGGTTTGGGACCCCGAAATAGAAGCTTGCAACCACGCATGGGCTGTAAAAAATTGTGGAGGTAGTACGCCttctaaagaaaatattttaacaagcTCTTCCACTCATTTGAATGTCGTAGAAACAAATAGTGATTACTCTACACAAAATTACATAGATAACGAAAATACTACGCCATACAATAATTACCAAACTACGATAACACCTAAtggaaatgataataatgaatgtttaACAAGTGGATTTATGGCTGATAAAAACGACTGTAAAAAGTTTTATAGATGTGTTGATAGTGGAAATGGTacatatattaaatatgtattttcatGTGGTGAAGGAACTTTATGGGATCCCCTTATAAATGCATGTAATCACGATTGGGCTGTCAAAGACTGTAAAAGTTCTGAAGATCATATCACAAACGTATCTGTTAAACCTACTTCCGTGCCTGGTAGCAATGAAGTTGTTGAAAGTCATgaagatgttaataataatgaggaAACTACAAAGACGCCTAGTACTACAGCTGTGTTAGTAACTGTTACACATAGTGATAACAAGTGTGAATCAAGCGGATTTATGAGTGACAAGAACGATTGTCGGAAATTTTATAGATGTGTCGATAACGGCGACGGTGGTTTTATAAAACATGAATTTAAGTGTGGCGATGGAACTGTATGGGACACTAAAATTGAAGCATGTAACCATAAATGGGCCGTTGAAAAATGTGGAGGATCATCTAATGAAATTGTTGAAACTACAACCACTACTAAGGCCACTATAAGTACAACACTTTCTGATACTTCTTCTTCATCATCTACTCTTTCTGCAACATCAACATCAACGCAACCAATTAATGATGAACAAGCTGATGATTCACATACTACAAAAACGACGACATTAGCGTCTACGAGTACAAGTAATAATCCTAAGCCAGTGGGTACGAATGTTTGCAAAGAAGAGGGGTACTTCGGTGATTCTAATGATTGTAAAAAGTTTTACAGATGCGTCTATGAAAGTAAtggaaaatatactaaatatgaTTTTACTTGTGGAGATGGTACAATTTGGGATCAAGACATAACTACCTGTAATCATCCGTATGATGTTAAAAACCCTTCGTGCAAATCTAAGCCTGAAAACAGTTCACCAGTAACTACTGTTTCAACGTCAACTGACAGCAATGAAACACCTTCTTTGAGCAGTAATTCAAATGAGCCTGCATCTACAAATGGTGAAGAAATTCCCAATAATAACGAAACGAATTCAAACTATAATAACAGTACAACTGAAAATCCAAATACAAACAATTATACCTGCACTAAAGCTGGATTTTACCCTGATCCCAACAATTGCAAAAAGTTTTATAGATGCGTTGATTGGGAAAACAATGGCAAAAAGTTTTCAATATATCACTTTGACTGTGCTGACGGCACAATATGGGATCCTGCTTTAGAAACCTGCAACCACGAAGATTCTGTTTATCCTCCACGTAACTGTCAAAGTTCACAACAGCAAAGTGAGCAAACAACTACTACTACTTCCAAACCTTCTAAAACAACAACAGAATATACAACCACTTCAGAAAATACATCAACTCAATCTACAACACCATCGTCAACAACGGGAGAATCAACTACTCAGTCTTCAACAACCGAAGAATCAACAACACAGTCATCAACAACCCAAGAATCAACAACCCAAGAATCAACAACACAATCATCAACAACACAATCATCAACAACACAATCATCAACAACACAAGAATCAACAACTCAAGAATCGGCAACACAGTCATCAACAACACAAGAATCTACAACTCAAGAATCGACAACACAGTCATCAACAACACAGTCATCAACAACCCAAGAATCAACAACTCAAGAATCGACAACACAGTCATCGACAACACAAGAATCAACAACTCAAGAATCAACAACACAGTCATCAACAACACAAGAATCAACAACACAATCGTCAACTACTGAAGAGTCGACATCACAATCATCAACTACTGATGAACCAACAACACAATCAACAACAACTAAAGAACCACCTAAAGAGTCAACAACTCAACAAACTACAGTTGGAACATCAACGACTACTGATCAATCTACACAAAGTACTTCGCAATCCACTAATGAAGATACAACAACAGTGGAATCGAGTACTACTACAACACAAATGACAACATCTGCACCCGAACAAACATCAACTACCACTGAGCAATCTACATCAACAACGGAAACTAGTTCGGAATCAAGTACAGAGACATCTCCTGATAAAAAGTGTCCTGACACAGCCGATGATCAATCATTATACGTTTGTCCTACTTCATTCAAAAGACATCCTAAGTATTGTAATTTATTCTACCAATGCACTGAGGATAATGAAAGTCATGAACTGAAAATAGCAGTATTTACCTGTCCAAACAATACTATATACGATGAAGGTAAAATCCAGTGCGTAGAAGAAAAGAAAAGCAGTAAAAAATGTAATGGACAAATATCACAAAGGCACAGAGTAAAACGTTTGGGTGCTGCTTATAATGATCCG TTTGTGGTCACCAAAGAAAGTATGGCATGTCGCAGTACTGGGCATTTTCCTTTTGAGAAACATACGGAGTGCTCGCCGTCCTTACTTAAATGTGAATTATCGAAGTCTGGAAAATTGCGCGGTTTTGTCTATAGATGTCCGGAAGGTTTTGTTTATTGGAACATTAGTAGAAGATGTGAACCATTACCAAAAGTTAGAGACTGTAAGCGTTCATCTTATAAATGGAATACAAGATATGATGTACCACTGGAAAGATATAATATtgcattgaaataa
- the LOC112048160 gene encoding uncharacterized protein LOC112048160, whose amino-acid sequence MTDSYNEEHPLICDECSDEEYHIPDVGPKFQRRFRRSASTGRARTHALGATAIITTWPDNISALLAYWWIGLGMIAVMVFLIYNSFLAIAVLPHSHYVPSKTQNTKRTTENNSNENSSIPNIYMHVFVDNLNDFNEHNYMPYVKTFAKKYTNFKYNFLVLLNDANHDTLNDLSDEKNNDLALNLLWDDKKIANKKRLYKSPTVKFISLTMYMNDSPLKKYWRLLPNQFIGFLVRCVSIWDKGGIAFNPVILIPNSHNSIYLEKLNNILEKFYLNNKLMSTKKRKTSKLNKKKYNNIRDIINDLENEDINDSIFTESLTEAENVPSVTVTSPKIKRSANFYPFDQHKIPQKQNEEILHDSNEVNNNRKVPSNYFKSIQTNNSTEDSMGIAALQKILPNFLQVLFRSNTKNSTFTQNLKNFTSDIHMSETTNFDKYLKNDTTSKIAHDPSIKITKSNTKTFKGAENTKLVIDLKGNLIATEIGCHAFIGTVFSNVLHHTRGDSVTDFIIDELSLFCKGSLSTCNNIDVIL is encoded by the exons ATGACTGATTCGTATAATGAGGAGCATCCGCTGATATGCGATGAGTGCTCTGACGAAGAGTATCATATACCAGACGTCGGTCCAAAGTTTCAAAGGCGGTTTCGACGCTCAGCCTCCACTGGACGAGCCAGGACACATGCGTTAGGAGCGACTGCTATCATTACTACTTGGCCAG ATAACATCTCAGCTCTACTAGCATATTGGTGGATCGGCCTCGGCATGATTGCTGTCATGGTGTTTCTGATTTATAATAGCTTTCTTGCTATTGCAGTGCTTCCGCATTCCCATTATGTTCCATCGAAAACTCAAAACACAAAACGAACTACAGaaaataattcaaatgaaaaCTCCAGTATACCAAATATTTACATGCACGTTTTTGTTGATAATTTAAACGATTTCAACGAACATAATTATATGCCGTACGTTAAGACGTTTGCGAAAAAATacactaattttaaatataatttcctAGTTCTTTTAAATGATGCAAATCACGATACGCTTAATGATTTAAGCGACGAGAAAAATAATGATTTGGCTTTAAATTTGCTGTGGGATGACAAAAAAATAGCAAATAAGAAGCGGCTATATAAAAGTCCTACTGTGAAATTCATTTCTCTCACAATGTACATGAATGATTCTCCGTTGAAAAAATATTGGCGGCTTCTGCCTAATCAGTTCATTGGTTTCTTAGTTCGGTGTGTATCTATTTGGGATAAAGGAGGCATAGCGTTCAATCCTGTGATATTAATCCCTAACTCacataattcaatttatttagaaaAGCTCAATAATATACTAgagaagttttatttaaataataaattgatgtCTACTAAGAAAAGAAAGACTTCTAAGCTGAATAAAaagaagtataataatattcgtGATATTATAAACGACTTGGAAAATGAGGATATAAATGACAGTATTTTTACAGAAAGTCTCACAGAAGCAGAAAATGTTCCATCTGTTACAGTAACTTCTCCGAAAATTAAAAGATCTGCAAACTTTTATCCATTTGACCAACATAAAATCccacaaaaacaaaatgaagaAATTTTGCATGATTCTAATGAAGtgaataataatagaaaagtacccagtaattattttaaatcgaTCCAAACAAATAACAGTACCGAAGACAGCATGGGAATAGCGGCGTTGCAAAAAATTCTTCCAAATTTTCTACAAGTACTTTTTCGCTCGAATACGAAAAACTCAACATTTACacaaaacttgaaaaattttaCTAGTGATATTCATATGTCTGAAACtactaattttgataaatatttaaaaaacgaCACAACATCTAAAATAGCTCACGATCCAAgtatcaaaattactaaatcaAATACCAAAACTTTCAAAGGGGctgaaaatacaaaattagtTATTGATTTAAAGGGTAACTTGATTGCCACCGAAATAGGCTGTCATGCATTTATTGGAACAGTATTCAGTAATGTTTTACACCATACTCGTGGCGACTCTGTAACAGATTTTATAATTGAcgaattatctttattttgtaAAGGGAGTTTATCTACTTGTAACAACATTGATGTTATTttatag